Below is a window of Candidatus Methylarchaceae archaeon HK02M2 DNA.
TTTTACTGGTATAATGGCCATCTTAGGCGCAGGTGCGCTCATCATTGGAGTAATCGGTATTATTATAGGTTGGGGCTTATGGAACGGAAAGGATTGGGCACGAATCATTACGATCATCTTCGCTATACTTGGAATAATTTTTGGATTGTTTCCGCTGATAAATCTGGATGTTACAGGACTCATTAGTGTAGCGATAGATATTATCATCATCTACTATCTGACAAGACCTAATGTTGTTGCTTTCTTCAAGCAACCAGTATAATCTACAATAACTGAAAACTACTTAACGGAATAATACTCGACGAAGTTACTGACTAATAGGGATAGGTAAAGCCAAGTTCACATAAATTCATTGTACTATTAAGCTAATCATCAATCATTTTAACTAAGAATATATTGTCTAATTAACCAAAATATTCAAAGATTACATCCAAACGGTCGTCACGTGAAATATCGCTTTTTTCTATTTGAGTGCCCTCATACCATTCATTGAATGAACAGATCAAAGTACCGATCGGTACATCTGAATATGTTTTGACATTCTCACAAAAAAGTCTGAAATCGTCCAAGCTTAGTTCCACAACAGGGGTTGTTGCCTCTGGATTGACTTCAACGAAGGACGGGATCACGCTTGGAATGAAATCGACACCCAATGGTACCTTTGTAGTGAGGTACCATTCGCTGTATTTACCTACCACCTTTTCGACGAAGTTCGTGCTTATGTCGGGCAGAGGAGCTACCATATTATAACACGATATTGCGTCAAATTGCCCGGCAAGATTCGCGGATATCAAAGACGGGAGCCAAGAAACCATATCCCCAATGAGATACAAATCATAACCTTCTTCAGCCATTTTAAACCTCAATTCGAATATTGCATCTTCGTAATCAACATTGAACAATCTTGCATTATAGATGAATACTACAGGTTTCTCATCAATCTTAAGATATTGTGTATGTCCGAAATAAGTTTCGGCAAGATATTCGAAATCGTCGACCAATTTCTGCTTGTTATTCCCATCGAAATTTATCGACTCTTCTTCGACTTCCAGCAAATCATACGATTCGTAAAGTATGGCGAATTGTATGTTACTGATGTTATCGTTATTCAAGAAGTAATCCTTCAATGTTACATCTTCCCAAGAGCCCTCACCCCACCAGCTTACACAGAAAAAGTCTATACCGTACTGGTTTGCCCAGCTTATATGTTGACTTATCACGGACTGGTTCCTTGAATCGTAAAGTCCCAAAAGCGGGATATCAGACATCACCTCTTCATTCCACCAATTTCTCCCACCTTCCCCGTCATGCCACCAGACATAGTAGAAAGCGCCTACAAGACCTCCCTCCGAACCACTTGGCGAATTTATAACAAAAATAGCTATGGCGAGTAGTATAACGATTGATAATACAGTTAGTACCGAACCTTTACCCATATCTTGAATAAAAAACCTCGACATTTAAATCTCATTAACTATAATTTTTTTGTATTTTTGTGTAAAGATTGGTAGTAGCTTGGTGTACGGGTAATGGCTATACCTAATCTACACATCTTACTTATCTAATTACAAATTACATTGTTTAAACAATGTAATTCTCTTCTAGACATGAACAATAAAGGTGATATTCTCTTCTAATATCCACTTTATCTTTATTATGTTACTTAAGTTATTAATGGGACTTTAGTATTCTCTAAATTCCCACTTAGTAGAAATTCCCAGTTCATATCTTATCCTTGCTAGGTTCTTTGATGAACTTAAGTGCTATTATTAATCCGAAGATGATCGTAATTGAACATATAATAAATGCGATTCTAAACCCAAATGTTTCAGCGAGCCATCCTCCTGTAGATGGACCAACGACCCAACCGAGGTACCATGTCATGCTATACATTCCTAGAGCAGTTCCACGCATCTCTGAGGGTACAGTATCAGCAATAAGAGCCGTTGTGGTAGCACCAAGAGCAGACCACCCAACTCCTTCTAAGAATTGAATTGGGAAAACATCTACAAAAGTTTCGGCTAGAGAATAGAGTAGAAATACGACGAAAAAGATCACCATCGAAGTTATCATGATGGGCTTTCTGCCTATTTTGTCAGAAAGCTTTCCGAAAATTGGGGACCCAACCGCACCAGATAATGACCCGACTGTAAAAATCAATCCAACTTGAAAGGTTGTTGC
It encodes the following:
- a CDS encoding glycoside hydrolase family 99-like domain-containing protein, translated to MSRFFIQDMGKGSVLTVLSIVILLAIAIFVINSPSGSEGGLVGAFYYVWWHDGEGGRNWWNEEVMSDIPLLGLYDSRNQSVISQHISWANQYGIDFFCVSWWGEGSWEDVTLKDYFLNNDNISNIQFAILYESYDLLEVEEESINFDGNNKQKLVDDFEYLAETYFGHTQYLKIDEKPVVFIYNARLFNVDYEDAIFELRFKMAEEGYDLYLIGDMVSWLPSLISANLAGQFDAISCYNMVAPLPDISTNFVEKVVGKYSEWYLTTKVPLGVDFIPSVIPSFVEVNPEATTPVVELSLDDFRLFCENVKTYSDVPIGTLICSFNEWYEGTQIEKSDISRDDRLDVIFEYFG
- a CDS encoding MFS transporter; translation: MKDKRRLYSIYISIFPLMVCSGIVYSIFALYISQELGATTFQVGLIFTVGSLSGAVGSPIFGKLSDKIGRKPIMITSMVIFFVVFLLYSLAETFVDVFPIQFLEGVGWSALGATTTALIADTVPSEMRGTALGMYSMTWYLGWVVGPSTGGWLAETFGFRIAFIICSITIIFGLIIALKFIKEPSKDKI
- a CDS encoding DUF2127 domain-containing protein, with the translated sequence MTIQKVDRPLGLAILAVLEIIVSIVAILGGVILIISGALLADIIAQYAQYIFPPEFFTGIMAILGAGALIIGVIGIIIGWGLWNGKDWARIITIIFAILGIIFGLFPLINLDVTGLISVAIDIIIIYYLTRPNVVAFFKQPV